Proteins encoded within one genomic window of Citrobacter amalonaticus Y19:
- a CDS encoding PTS transporter subunit EIIC, giving the protein MSLISGFVKSLSKLSMIGRALMLPISLLPAAGLLLAFGDKFHLPLMMNAGGVIFDNLPMLFAIGSAVGLASESGIAALSAAVSVFVTNITISTVLSITPEMASQGGKYAMVVGIPTLQMGVFGGLICGILAAWCYNRFHTMQLPEFLGFFSGKRFVAIATAFLSFVLGLLLPYVWQHIQSGIDALSVVVNGDNQAVSTFIFGLVERALIPLGLHHIWYPSFWYSFGDYTTQAGQVIHGDQTIWFKMLEEGVKSFSSDTYQNAGKFMQGEFPLMLFALPAACLAMYHEAHTKNKKIAAGILFSAALTCFLTGITEPVEFTFIFVAPILYVFNAIMAGLAYMTMYLLHAHIAKSFSAGFIDYLSFGILPSFNGYQTNFLNAIIIGVPMALIYYFTFRFVIRRFDIKTPGRTEVTANANDKTDTEIATEIIGLLGGAQNIDSVGSCITRLRLEVAKSDEVDKDGLNGLGARGVVFVGDNGIQVIFGARAQFIAQTMSTMIGK; this is encoded by the coding sequence ATGAGTCTGATATCAGGGTTTGTTAAATCGTTGTCTAAATTATCAATGATTGGTCGCGCCTTAATGCTGCCAATTTCACTGCTTCCCGCTGCGGGCTTGCTGCTGGCCTTCGGGGATAAATTCCATTTACCGCTGATGATGAACGCGGGCGGTGTTATCTTTGATAACCTGCCGATGCTGTTTGCCATCGGCTCTGCCGTCGGTCTTGCCTCAGAATCCGGTATCGCAGCACTGTCGGCAGCGGTCTCTGTGTTTGTCACCAATATCACCATCAGCACGGTGCTGAGCATCACGCCGGAGATGGCCTCCCAGGGTGGAAAATACGCGATGGTGGTCGGTATCCCGACCCTGCAAATGGGCGTCTTTGGCGGTCTGATCTGCGGTATTCTCGCCGCCTGGTGCTACAACCGCTTTCACACCATGCAATTGCCGGAATTCCTCGGTTTCTTCTCCGGTAAGCGTTTTGTGGCGATCGCCACCGCGTTTCTCTCCTTTGTGCTGGGATTGCTGCTGCCCTACGTCTGGCAACACATTCAGTCCGGTATCGATGCGCTTTCGGTGGTTGTCAACGGCGATAATCAGGCGGTCTCAACCTTTATCTTTGGCCTGGTTGAACGTGCGCTGATCCCGCTCGGGTTACATCACATCTGGTATCCGTCCTTCTGGTACTCCTTTGGTGATTACACCACTCAGGCCGGTCAGGTGATCCACGGCGATCAGACGATCTGGTTCAAAATGCTGGAGGAAGGGGTTAAATCTTTCAGTAGTGATACCTATCAGAACGCCGGTAAATTCATGCAGGGTGAATTTCCGCTGATGCTGTTTGCCCTGCCTGCGGCCTGTCTGGCGATGTATCACGAAGCGCACACGAAGAATAAGAAAATTGCGGCCGGTATTCTGTTCTCGGCGGCGCTTACCTGCTTCCTGACAGGGATTACCGAGCCGGTTGAATTCACCTTTATCTTCGTGGCGCCGATTCTTTACGTCTTCAACGCCATTATGGCGGGGCTGGCCTATATGACCATGTACCTGCTGCATGCGCATATTGCCAAGTCGTTCTCTGCCGGTTTCATCGACTACCTGTCGTTTGGTATCCTGCCGTCCTTCAATGGCTATCAGACCAACTTCCTGAACGCCATTATCATCGGCGTGCCGATGGCGTTGATTTACTACTTTACCTTTCGCTTTGTCATTCGCCGTTTCGACATCAAAACGCCAGGCCGTACCGAAGTGACCGCCAATGCGAACGACAAAACGGATACAGAAATTGCCACTGAGATCATCGGCCTGCTGGGCGGCGCGCAAAACATCGATTCTGTCGGTTCCTGCATTACCCGTCTGCGCCTGGAAGTGGCGAAAAGCGACGAGGTTGATAAAGACGGTCTCAATGGTCTCGGCGCGCGCGGCGTAGTCTTTGTCGGCGACAACGGTATCCAGGTGATTTTCGGTGCCAGAGCACAGTTTATCGCCCAGACCATGTCCACGATGATCGGCAAATAA
- the ybcJ gene encoding ribosome-associated protein YbcJ, whose amino-acid sequence MATFSLGKHPHVELCDLLKLEGWSESGAQAKLAIAEGQVKVDGAVETRKRCKIVAGQTVSFAGQAITVTA is encoded by the coding sequence ATGGCGACATTTTCTTTAGGCAAACATCCTCACGTTGAACTGTGCGATCTGCTGAAACTGGAAGGCTGGAGCGAAAGCGGCGCCCAGGCGAAACTTGCCATTGCCGAAGGGCAGGTAAAGGTTGATGGCGCGGTGGAAACTCGCAAACGCTGCAAAATCGTGGCCGGGCAAACCGTCAGTTTTGCCGGTCAGGCCATCACCGTAACGGCCTGA
- the folD gene encoding bifunctional methylenetetrahydrofolate dehydrogenase/methenyltetrahydrofolate cyclohydrolase FolD encodes MAAKIIDGKTIAQQVRSEVAQKVQARIAAGRRAPGLAVVLVGSNPASQIYVASKRKACDEVGFVSRSYDLPETTSEAELLELIDTLNADNTIDGILVQLPLPAGIDNVKVLERIDPDKDVDGFHPYNVGRLCQRAPRLRPCTPRGIVTLLERYNIDLYGLNAVVIGASNIVGRPMSMELLLAGCTTTVTHRFTKNLRHHVEHADLLIVAVGKPGFIPGDWIKEGAIVVDVGINRLENGKVVGDVVFDDAAARASYITPVPGGVGPMTVATLIENTLQACVEYHDPQDN; translated from the coding sequence ATGGCAGCAAAGATTATTGACGGTAAAACGATTGCGCAGCAGGTGCGCTCTGAGGTTGCTCAAAAAGTTCAGGCGCGCATTGCCGCCGGACGTCGAGCCCCGGGCCTGGCTGTAGTCCTGGTAGGCAGCAACCCGGCCTCACAGATTTATGTGGCAAGCAAGCGTAAAGCCTGTGACGAGGTGGGATTCGTCTCCCGCTCGTATGACCTACCGGAAACCACCAGCGAGGCGGAACTGCTTGAGCTGATTGATACGCTCAACGCCGATAACACCATCGACGGTATTCTGGTGCAGCTGCCGCTTCCGGCGGGCATCGATAATGTCAAAGTGCTGGAGCGGATTGATCCGGATAAAGACGTGGACGGTTTTCATCCGTACAACGTCGGTCGTCTGTGCCAGCGCGCCCCGCGTCTGCGCCCCTGCACACCGCGCGGGATTGTCACCTTGCTTGAGCGTTACAACATCGATCTCTACGGCCTGAATGCGGTCGTGATCGGCGCCTCTAACATCGTGGGGCGTCCAATGAGCATGGAGCTGCTGCTGGCCGGTTGCACCACCACGGTAACCCACCGCTTCACCAAAAATCTGCGTCACCACGTTGAGCATGCCGATCTGCTGATCGTTGCCGTCGGTAAACCGGGCTTCATTCCAGGTGACTGGATCAAAGAAGGCGCTATCGTGGTGGATGTTGGCATCAACCGTCTGGAAAATGGCAAGGTCGTCGGCGACGTGGTGTTTGACGATGCAGCCGCACGTGCCTCATACATTACGCCCGTACCGGGTGGCGTAGGCCCCATGACGGTCGCCACGCTTATCGAAAACACGCTACAAGCGTGCGTTGAATATCACGATCCTCAGGACAACTAA
- a CDS encoding VOC family protein gives MKTYQLHRGRLIDHIQLVVNDFNASKAFYTAVLTTLEIPIVSTTDDYFWADELVVSSVKSAGALGVPTGRHHLAFQANDRDRVDAFYRAAMAHGGRDNGAPGERHYHSGYYAAFVLDPDGNNIEAVYHGEAQRSTPSVEISFSL, from the coding sequence ATGAAAACATATCAACTCCATCGTGGCAGACTTATCGACCATATCCAGCTCGTGGTTAACGACTTTAACGCCAGCAAAGCGTTTTACACTGCCGTCCTGACGACGCTGGAAATCCCGATCGTAAGCACAACGGACGATTATTTCTGGGCAGACGAACTGGTCGTGTCTTCGGTGAAAAGCGCAGGAGCGCTGGGAGTACCGACAGGACGTCATCATCTTGCCTTCCAGGCCAACGATCGTGACAGGGTGGATGCCTTTTATCGTGCAGCAATGGCGCATGGGGGACGTGACAACGGAGCACCTGGCGAACGCCACTACCACTCCGGGTACTACGCAGCTTTCGTGCTTGATCCGGATGGTAACAACATTGAAGCCGTCTATCATGGTGAAGCGCAGCGCAGTACACCATCAGTGGAAATCAGCTTCAGCCTTTAG
- a CDS encoding glyoxalase/bleomycin resistance/dioxygenase family protein codes for MSSILKGINVLFVAGFGPVTTNTEESAFLYKDVLQLPLETIDGYDGYLQTQNIPGVKYFAVWPLDKVALSCFGSSEWPASLPVPQAWLEFEVDDMQSASEILKEKGCNLLTCMQEEPWGQTVTRFLSPEGIIMAISYTPFLRKASERE; via the coding sequence ATGTCCAGCATCCTGAAAGGAATTAATGTGTTATTTGTCGCCGGGTTTGGTCCTGTCACAACAAACACAGAAGAAAGTGCGTTTTTATATAAAGACGTACTGCAACTGCCGCTTGAAACTATTGACGGTTATGACGGATATCTGCAAACGCAAAACATCCCCGGCGTGAAGTATTTTGCTGTCTGGCCACTGGATAAAGTGGCCCTCTCTTGTTTTGGCTCATCTGAATGGCCTGCCAGTTTACCTGTTCCCCAAGCCTGGCTCGAATTTGAAGTTGACGACATGCAATCCGCGTCCGAAATTTTAAAGGAAAAGGGATGTAACTTATTGACCTGTATGCAGGAAGAACCCTGGGGACAAACTGTCACCCGCTTTCTCAGTCCTGAAGGGATCATCATGGCAATATCGTATACCCCGTTTTTGCGCAAAGCGTCAGAACGAGAATAG
- a CDS encoding AraC family transcriptional regulator: MREYQNVPRCRPETGGLKQIVGNRHSAATQLFFAPSEPLRHIVSHYTVQLRCDCEQTQQPLTIVPDASGCLVFTIARERVQQLFWGPCSQPYQVTRDFNTITMRILVEFLPGGAFGLLGSMPLDELQNRQYLLETIAPSLERLFLPVIELHHESYLFLLQAIDEALVRHPCVATENGLMQQVLACSSSAHGVLRLNTLSEMTSYSTRHINRLCQTRIGLSWKSFVRILRINEACRRINRGGDVLRTLACDLDYHDQAHFTKDFKALCGVTPSDYQRNLSDFYHEETKLCAHLPGRYARCE, translated from the coding sequence ATGAGGGAATATCAAAATGTACCGCGTTGCCGCCCAGAGACAGGCGGATTGAAGCAAATTGTCGGCAACCGACACAGCGCGGCGACGCAGCTCTTTTTCGCGCCGTCTGAGCCTTTACGTCACATTGTTTCCCACTATACCGTGCAATTACGCTGCGATTGTGAGCAGACGCAACAGCCATTGACGATTGTTCCTGACGCCAGCGGCTGCCTTGTTTTCACTATAGCCCGTGAGCGTGTCCAGCAGCTCTTTTGGGGGCCTTGCAGCCAACCGTACCAGGTTACGCGGGACTTCAATACGATCACCATGCGGATTCTGGTGGAGTTTTTGCCCGGCGGCGCGTTTGGGCTTCTGGGCAGCATGCCTTTAGATGAATTGCAAAACAGGCAATACCTTCTGGAGACCATCGCGCCTTCTCTGGAACGGCTATTTCTTCCTGTGATTGAACTGCATCATGAATCTTATCTGTTTCTGCTTCAGGCCATCGACGAGGCATTAGTCCGTCATCCCTGTGTTGCCACAGAAAACGGGCTGATGCAGCAGGTTCTTGCTTGTTCCTCTTCCGCGCATGGCGTGCTTCGTCTTAATACTCTGAGCGAGATGACGTCTTACAGCACCCGGCATATCAACCGGTTATGCCAGACGAGAATCGGCTTGTCGTGGAAATCGTTTGTCAGAATCCTCAGAATCAACGAAGCGTGTCGTCGCATCAATCGGGGAGGGGATGTTCTCAGAACGCTTGCCTGTGACCTGGACTACCACGATCAGGCTCACTTTACCAAAGACTTCAAAGCGCTCTGTGGGGTAACGCCGTCCGACTATCAACGAAACCTGTCGGACTTTTATCATGAAGAAACGAAATTGTGTGCGCATTTGCCTGGCCGGTATGCGCGTTGCGAATAA
- a CDS encoding autotransporter outer membrane beta-barrel domain-containing protein, producing the protein MIKCKLKTTALLIGVALFANNATAKITDLGDNRITGSGVLDNGSIYQGIGVIGENNTISIENNGSVTINFDGESFYVPIPTDISQIHQGYTQNLAVSIAHGGTLNLGSGSTINVEHNLYPLSGTTSRFAAAVSISTNFDTPVGTVPITTSGMGKLIADNLTVNINNTRNDIEYAVALDGDQDDAFFNLTGLTTLNSTTSGANGSAVGVYVKRGTSVSAENLLVNSTGTLYAAGIYSQSGITSTPIDKVKPANVQYQNAVINATADEYVDGIGAVGGNVEALGDTTINATINQTGGLISGIWLSNNFGQTGLDMASNVTSHGKAQLLMKAGADGTQLHAVESMGSSQFTANQLSVLMDTQGHQQTEGIGLYAGKSTTAATAGKITLNGELDIDVADDSRSGNWRYIHAENGGEITLNGGARLGVGYNDPDVTAIQASNAGTRVIGNAQKMEIVGTIEASDAGVIDLSANNASRITGGFITESGATSNLALSEASAWNMTKDSQLTDLTLSDSTLNFMHENGLARRATRSSGTFKTLTVAGDYQGNEGHIVMNTALGDDSSPTDRLIIEGSTHGTTNVTVVNAGGAGAQTTNGIELITVNGTSDGEFRQTGRIVAGAYDYTLRRGNGVDAANWYLSNLLPSEAPVQPEPMPEEGESAIRPEAGLYAVNLAAANSLFNTRLHDRLGETHYVDALTGEEAVTSLWLRNVGGHTRQRDDSGQLNMQSNRYVAQLGGDLAQWSSNHADRFHLGLMAGYANQSSHAKNKRNGNRADGHVNGYSVGIYGTWLQDNDTLEGAYVDTWAQYNWFHNTVSSDAVDEEKYKSKGFTASVESGYTWKLADISERNALYIQPKAQLTWMGVRADDHKEANGTRVEGKGDGNLQSRVGVRLYGHGHNKLDAGKDRNFQPFVEVNWIHNTKDFGTSLGDRDVNLAGSRNIGEVKAGVEGQLTKNVALWGNVAQQAGDKGYSDTSVMLGIKASF; encoded by the coding sequence ATGATTAAATGCAAACTAAAAACGACCGCTTTATTGATCGGCGTTGCGCTGTTCGCAAACAACGCAACGGCAAAAATTACCGATCTGGGTGATAATCGGATCACCGGTAGCGGTGTGTTAGATAATGGCAGTATCTATCAGGGAATTGGGGTTATTGGCGAAAATAATACTATTTCCATCGAAAACAATGGTAGCGTGACGATTAATTTTGATGGTGAGAGTTTCTATGTTCCCATCCCTACTGATATAAGCCAGATACATCAAGGATATACGCAGAATCTTGCTGTCTCGATAGCCCATGGTGGCACGCTCAATTTAGGGTCGGGTTCCACTATCAATGTGGAACATAATCTGTATCCCCTCTCCGGTACAACGTCACGTTTCGCCGCGGCGGTGAGTATTTCCACTAATTTTGATACGCCAGTTGGTACTGTTCCCATCACTACCAGCGGTATGGGAAAATTAATCGCTGATAATCTGACCGTTAATATCAATAATACTCGCAATGATATTGAATATGCGGTTGCGCTGGACGGCGATCAAGATGATGCCTTCTTTAATCTGACCGGCCTGACGACCCTTAACTCAACAACAAGCGGCGCCAACGGGAGTGCAGTAGGCGTGTACGTCAAGCGCGGTACCAGCGTTTCGGCAGAAAACCTGCTTGTGAACAGTACGGGGACACTCTACGCGGCGGGTATTTACTCTCAGTCTGGAATTACCTCTACCCCTATAGACAAAGTCAAGCCCGCTAACGTGCAGTATCAGAACGCGGTGATTAATGCCACGGCAGATGAATATGTCGATGGCATCGGTGCTGTTGGCGGCAACGTCGAAGCATTGGGCGATACCACGATTAACGCCACCATAAACCAGACTGGCGGTTTGATCTCCGGCATCTGGTTATCCAACAACTTTGGGCAAACCGGCCTCGACATGGCCTCGAATGTCACGTCGCATGGTAAAGCGCAGTTGCTGATGAAGGCGGGCGCCGACGGTACGCAACTTCACGCGGTGGAGTCAATGGGGTCATCTCAGTTCACTGCAAACCAGTTATCTGTACTCATGGATACTCAAGGCCATCAGCAGACGGAAGGCATTGGGTTGTATGCAGGGAAATCTACGACTGCTGCCACAGCGGGTAAAATCACGCTGAATGGCGAACTGGACATTGATGTCGCAGACGACAGCCGCAGCGGCAACTGGCGCTACATCCACGCGGAAAACGGTGGCGAAATCACGCTAAATGGCGGCGCTCGTCTGGGGGTTGGCTATAACGATCCTGATGTTACCGCGATTCAGGCAAGCAACGCCGGTACTCGCGTTATCGGTAATGCGCAGAAAATGGAGATTGTCGGGACCATTGAGGCCAGCGACGCCGGGGTTATCGATCTCAGCGCGAACAATGCCTCCCGCATCACCGGTGGATTTATCACTGAGTCAGGCGCTACCAGTAATCTGGCGCTGAGCGAGGCCTCCGCATGGAATATGACGAAGGATTCGCAGCTTACCGACCTGACCCTGAGCGACTCCACGCTGAATTTCATGCATGAAAATGGCCTGGCCCGGCGGGCAACGCGCAGCAGCGGGACGTTCAAAACGCTCACCGTGGCGGGTGACTATCAGGGCAATGAGGGTCATATTGTCATGAACACCGCCCTTGGCGACGACAGTTCGCCAACCGACAGGTTGATTATCGAAGGTTCTACCCACGGTACTACCAACGTCACGGTCGTCAACGCAGGCGGAGCGGGTGCGCAGACCACTAACGGCATTGAACTTATCACCGTTAACGGCACGTCCGATGGCGAGTTCAGACAGACCGGGCGCATCGTCGCCGGCGCGTATGACTACACATTGCGTCGCGGTAACGGAGTGGATGCCGCCAACTGGTATCTGAGCAATCTGCTGCCTTCTGAGGCACCGGTTCAGCCAGAGCCAATGCCGGAAGAAGGCGAGAGCGCCATTCGTCCAGAAGCGGGCCTGTATGCCGTCAACCTCGCGGCGGCAAACTCGTTGTTCAATACCCGTCTGCACGATCGCCTTGGCGAAACCCACTATGTTGACGCCCTGACCGGCGAAGAGGCGGTTACCAGCCTCTGGCTGCGCAATGTGGGGGGACATACCCGCCAGCGCGACGACTCCGGCCAGTTGAATATGCAGAGCAACCGCTACGTAGCACAGCTTGGCGGCGATCTTGCGCAGTGGAGTTCGAATCACGCAGACCGTTTCCACCTTGGTCTGATGGCCGGTTACGCTAACCAGAGCAGCCATGCGAAGAACAAGCGCAACGGCAACCGTGCAGACGGCCATGTCAATGGCTACAGCGTGGGCATTTATGGCACATGGCTGCAGGACAATGACACGCTGGAAGGAGCCTATGTGGATACCTGGGCGCAGTACAACTGGTTCCACAATACCGTCTCCAGCGACGCCGTTGATGAGGAAAAGTACAAATCCAAAGGCTTCACCGCATCGGTTGAATCCGGCTATACCTGGAAACTGGCGGATATCAGTGAGCGCAACGCGCTGTACATTCAGCCCAAAGCGCAACTGACCTGGATGGGTGTGCGGGCGGACGATCATAAGGAAGCCAACGGTACCCGTGTTGAAGGCAAAGGCGATGGCAACTTGCAGTCTCGTGTTGGCGTCCGTCTGTATGGTCACGGTCACAACAAGCTGGATGCTGGCAAAGACCGCAACTTCCAGCCGTTTGTGGAGGTGAACTGGATCCACAACACCAAAGACTTCGGTACCTCGCTGGGCGATCGGGATGTGAATTTAGCCGGCAGCCGCAACATTGGCGAAGTGAAAGCCGGTGTTGAAGGCCAGTTAACCAAAAATGTGGCGCTGTGGGGCAACGTTGCGCAGCAGGCTGGCGATAAGGGTTATAGCGATACCTCAGTGATGCTGGGCATTAAAGCATCGTTCTGA
- a CDS encoding bactofilin family protein, giving the protein MQYNLLWLVWGLWLYLIIHYGIGDQHFYITLKSRWKIIAVIILSCGLIYAVYLLSSSMRIRTMFKRKAQNTIFADTNADINIASSLDSSQVSYLGDDVEITVKPSQSVQMEPSVAVIPETCIIKGELNSTSDIHVNGRIDGIIRSEKTVHILRSGHVEGDIIAYAIAVDGVLNGNCIGGEVSINAQGIVNGQVKSDSLAIHKNGRFYGNSLPRTEEEDHENAFISAMDAVKENTVDISNFHRE; this is encoded by the coding sequence ATGCAATATAACCTCCTGTGGCTTGTTTGGGGGCTTTGGCTTTACCTCATTATACATTACGGCATAGGTGACCAACATTTTTATATCACGTTAAAATCGCGATGGAAGATTATTGCCGTAATTATTTTAAGCTGTGGTTTAATTTATGCCGTTTATTTACTTTCATCATCGATGAGGATCCGCACCATGTTTAAACGTAAAGCGCAAAACACGATTTTTGCTGATACCAACGCAGATATTAACATTGCATCTTCTCTTGATTCTTCCCAGGTTTCCTATCTGGGCGACGACGTCGAAATCACCGTCAAACCCTCGCAAAGCGTACAGATGGAACCTTCCGTTGCTGTCATTCCTGAAACCTGCATTATTAAGGGTGAACTGAACTCAACCAGCGACATTCACGTTAATGGTCGCATAGACGGTATTATTCGTTCAGAGAAAACGGTTCACATTCTAAGAAGTGGACATGTTGAAGGTGACATTATTGCTTATGCTATCGCCGTTGATGGCGTGCTGAATGGAAACTGTATTGGTGGCGAGGTCAGTATAAACGCGCAGGGTATCGTGAATGGTCAGGTGAAAAGTGATTCTCTGGCTATCCATAAAAATGGGCGCTTCTACGGTAACTCTTTACCGCGCACAGAAGAGGAAGACCATGAAAATGCGTTCATTTCTGCGATGGATGCGGTGAAAGAAAACACGGTCGATATTTCAAACTTTCATAGAGAATAA
- a CDS encoding Cu(+)/Ag(+) sensor histidine kinase, producing MVSKRFSRPFSLATRLTFFISLATIASFFAFTWIMVQSVKVHFAEQDINDLTEISATLERILSPSDEPESRRLEILKNVVAGYSNVIVSLEDANQQALFHSPHVPDIRQFLARATPDKTVPGGNVYLINGPSMQMPGHGTHSTWRMIRLPVGPLVEGKPAYTLYLALSIDFHLHYINDLKNKLIMTASIISMLIILIVLFAVYKGHEPIRSVSRQIQNITSKDLDVRLDPQSVPIELERLVLSFNHMIERIEDVFTRQSNFSADIAHEIRTPITNLVTQTEIVLSQPRSQKELEEVLYSNLEEFSHMAKMVSDMLFLAQADNNQLIPEKKALNLADEVTKVFDFFEALAEEREVGLHFEGRPCLVSGDPGMLRRAISNLLSNAMRYTPSGQSITVRLKEADDQVHIIIENPGTPIPAEHLPRLFDRFYRVDPSRQRKGEGSGIGLAIVKSIVTAHHGTVSVTSDTRVTRFILSLPKEQV from the coding sequence ATGGTCAGTAAGCGATTTTCCCGCCCTTTTTCGCTGGCGACGCGTCTGACCTTTTTTATCAGCCTCGCGACCATTGCCTCTTTTTTTGCCTTTACCTGGATAATGGTCCAGTCGGTAAAAGTGCATTTTGCCGAACAGGACATCAACGACTTAACCGAAATCAGCGCCACCCTTGAACGTATCCTCAGTCCCTCCGACGAACCGGAATCCCGGCGGCTGGAGATCCTGAAAAACGTCGTGGCCGGTTACTCAAACGTGATCGTTTCGCTGGAGGATGCAAACCAGCAGGCGCTTTTTCATTCCCCTCATGTACCGGACATCCGGCAGTTTCTGGCCCGCGCCACGCCGGATAAAACCGTTCCGGGTGGCAACGTCTATTTGATTAACGGTCCGTCGATGCAGATGCCAGGCCACGGCACGCATTCCACCTGGCGCATGATCCGCCTGCCGGTCGGGCCGCTGGTCGAGGGCAAACCGGCCTATACCCTGTATCTGGCGCTGTCGATCGATTTCCACCTGCATTACATTAACGACCTGAAAAACAAGCTGATCATGACCGCCTCGATCATCAGTATGCTGATCATTCTTATTGTGCTGTTTGCCGTTTATAAAGGGCACGAACCGATCCGCAGCGTCAGTCGACAGATTCAAAACATTACCTCGAAAGATCTCGACGTTCGCCTGGATCCCCAATCGGTGCCCATTGAACTGGAACGGCTGGTGCTCTCTTTTAATCACATGATCGAGCGTATTGAGGACGTTTTTACCCGCCAGTCCAATTTTTCTGCCGATATTGCCCATGAGATCCGCACCCCCATCACCAACCTGGTGACACAGACGGAAATTGTTCTCAGCCAGCCTCGTAGTCAGAAGGAACTGGAAGAGGTGCTCTATTCCAACCTCGAAGAGTTTAGCCATATGGCGAAAATGGTCAGCGATATGCTGTTTCTGGCGCAGGCCGATAACAACCAACTGATTCCGGAGAAAAAAGCGCTCAATCTGGCGGATGAAGTCACGAAAGTGTTCGACTTTTTTGAAGCGCTGGCGGAAGAGCGGGAAGTCGGACTGCATTTTGAAGGGCGTCCATGCCTGGTTTCCGGCGATCCCGGCATGCTGCGCCGGGCAATAAGCAATCTCCTCTCCAACGCGATGCGCTATACGCCGTCGGGCCAGAGCATCACCGTGCGACTGAAAGAGGCGGACGACCAGGTGCACATCATCATTGAAAACCCGGGAACGCCCATCCCTGCCGAACATCTGCCACGGTTGTTTGATCGCTTTTATCGCGTGGATCCGTCCCGCCAGCGCAAAGGAGAAGGCAGCGGTATTGGCCTGGCCATCGTGAAATCCATTGTGACAGCGCACCACGGAACCGTGTCGGTGACCTCAGATACCCGCGTCACCCGTTTTATTCTGAGTTTGCCTAAAGAGCAGGTCTGA
- the cusR gene encoding copper response regulator transcription factor CusR yields MKILIVEDEKKTGEYLTKGLTEAGFVVDLADNGLNGYHLAMTGEYDLLILDIMLPDVNGWDIVRMLRSANKGMPILLLTALGTIEHRVKGLELGADDYLVKPFAFAELLARVRTLLRRGAAVIVESQFQVADLTVDLVSRKVSRSGTRITLTSKEFTLLEFFLRHQGEVLPRSLIASQVWDMNFDSDTNAIDVAVKRLRGKIDNDFEPKLIQTVRGVGYVLEVPDGQ; encoded by the coding sequence TTGAAGATTTTGATTGTCGAAGATGAGAAAAAAACCGGTGAATACCTGACCAAAGGGCTGACGGAAGCTGGCTTTGTTGTCGATCTTGCCGACAACGGTCTGAACGGTTACCACCTGGCGATGACCGGTGAATACGACCTGCTCATCCTTGACATCATGCTGCCCGACGTCAACGGCTGGGATATCGTCCGGATGCTGCGTAGCGCCAATAAAGGTATGCCGATTCTGCTGCTTACCGCGCTGGGCACCATCGAACATCGGGTGAAAGGACTGGAGTTAGGGGCGGATGATTATCTGGTTAAGCCCTTTGCTTTTGCCGAACTGCTGGCGCGCGTAAGAACTCTGCTGCGCCGGGGAGCCGCGGTGATTGTCGAAAGCCAGTTTCAGGTAGCCGATCTGACGGTTGACCTGGTGAGTCGCAAAGTGAGTCGTAGCGGAACGCGCATCACGCTCACCAGCAAAGAATTTACCCTGCTGGAGTTTTTCCTGCGCCACCAGGGAGAGGTGTTGCCCCGCTCGCTGATTGCCTCTCAGGTGTGGGACATGAATTTCGACAGCGATACCAACGCCATTGATGTCGCCGTGAAGCGCCTGCGCGGCAAAATTGATAACGACTTTGAACCTAAGCTGATTCAGACCGTGCGTGGCGTGGGATATGTGCTTGAGGTGCCGGATGGTCAGTAA